From the Amycolatopsis thermoflava N1165 genome, one window contains:
- a CDS encoding LLM class F420-dependent oxidoreductase: MRIGTQISYSGGFAESVRDVVELEKAGLDVVTIPEAYSFDAVSQLGYVAAKTERVQLASGILQIYTRTPTLTAMTAAGLDFVSDGRFILGIGASGPQVVEGFHGVRYDAPLGRTREIVEICRQVWRRERVVHDGKHYKIPLPADQGTGLGKPLKIINHPVRERIPVQIAAIGPKNVALTAEIAEGWQPIFFHPERASEVWGEALAEGKAKRDPSLGELDVAVGVPVAIGEDVGHMLDWVRPVVALYVGGMGARGKNFYNELACRYGYEAEAKLIQDLYLDGKKEEAAAAVPAELLRAISLVGPKGQVKERLAALREAGVTTLQVTFLEPDPARRVGVVSELRELLS, translated from the coding sequence ATGCGGATCGGCACCCAGATCTCGTACTCCGGCGGGTTCGCCGAGAGCGTCCGGGATGTCGTCGAGCTGGAGAAGGCCGGGCTCGACGTCGTCACCATCCCCGAGGCCTACTCGTTCGACGCGGTCAGCCAGCTCGGCTATGTCGCGGCGAAGACCGAGCGTGTCCAGCTCGCGTCCGGCATCCTGCAGATCTACACGCGGACCCCGACGCTGACCGCCATGACGGCGGCCGGGCTGGACTTCGTCTCCGACGGTCGGTTCATCCTCGGCATCGGCGCGTCCGGGCCGCAGGTCGTGGAAGGCTTCCACGGGGTGCGCTACGACGCGCCGCTCGGGCGGACCCGCGAGATCGTGGAGATCTGCCGCCAGGTGTGGCGCCGCGAGCGCGTGGTCCACGACGGCAAGCACTACAAGATCCCGCTGCCCGCCGACCAGGGCACCGGCCTCGGCAAGCCGCTGAAGATCATCAACCACCCGGTGCGCGAGCGGATCCCGGTGCAGATCGCGGCGATCGGGCCGAAGAACGTGGCGCTGACGGCCGAGATCGCCGAGGGCTGGCAGCCGATCTTCTTCCACCCGGAGCGGGCGTCCGAGGTGTGGGGCGAGGCGCTGGCCGAGGGCAAGGCCAAGCGTGACCCGTCCCTCGGTGAGCTGGACGTCGCGGTCGGGGTGCCGGTGGCGATCGGCGAGGACGTCGGCCACATGCTCGACTGGGTCCGCCCCGTGGTCGCGCTCTACGTCGGGGGCATGGGCGCCCGCGGCAAGAACTTCTACAACGAGCTGGCCTGCCGGTACGGCTACGAGGCCGAGGCCAAGCTGATCCAGGACCTCTACCTCGACGGCAAGAAGGAGGAGGCCGCCGCGGCGGTGCCCGCCGAGCTGCTGCGGGCGATCTCGCTGGTCGGGCCGAAGGGGCAGGTCAAGGAGCGGCTGGCCGCCCTGCGCGAGGCCGGGGTCACCACCCTGCAGGTCACGTTCCTCGAACCCGACCCCGCGCGCCGCGTCGGTGTGGTGAGCGAGCTGCGCGAACTGCTCAGCTGA
- a CDS encoding DUF885 domain-containing protein, which yields MSEVDALAEELTGLLFEADPLRPSVLGLPGAHDRLPDLTASAEKRHRTAYLDVAARAEAATPADAEEAVTRDVVIQQARAAVDLLDARLPEFAVSDAFTAPLQLLLMTLPMVELTDETRARGFLARLAAFPAFVDQVVERQAAGPVPPDFLVDSAIGYFDRMLAAPELTSLQLDVRSATLAAERDALLSGFVRPALARYREFLAEDLRPRARPAEEAGLCWQPGGLLRYAGLIRAHTTTERTAQELHDIGLALIADLAGEFRTLGRRVFGTGDLAAIFERLRTDPALRWGSGEELLAAARAAITRAEAEAPRWFRTIPSARCEVRPVPESDADAGTIAYYVEPALDGSRPGIYYANTFHAGERFRHVSEAVAYHEAIPGHHFQLSLALELDLLLLRRVAEVNAYTEGWGLYAERLAEEMGLYTGDVARFGMLTQDAMRAARLVVDTGLHALGWSRQQAVDYLRENTPMAPVEIEEEVDRYAGCPGQALSYMTGRLEIERIRAGAERALGDRFDIRDFHDVVLGHGILPLPVLDRVVSNWITSR from the coding sequence ATGAGCGAAGTGGACGCCCTCGCCGAGGAGCTCACCGGCCTGCTGTTCGAGGCCGACCCGCTGCGCCCGTCGGTGCTCGGCCTGCCCGGTGCCCACGACCGGCTGCCCGACCTCACCGCGAGTGCCGAGAAGCGGCACCGGACGGCCTACCTGGACGTGGCGGCCCGCGCGGAAGCGGCCACGCCCGCGGACGCCGAGGAGGCGGTGACCCGCGATGTCGTGATCCAGCAAGCCAGGGCCGCCGTCGACCTCCTCGACGCGCGGCTGCCCGAGTTCGCGGTCAGCGACGCCTTCACCGCCCCGCTCCAGCTGCTGCTGATGACCCTGCCGATGGTCGAGCTGACCGACGAGACCCGGGCACGGGGTTTCCTGGCCCGGCTCGCCGCGTTCCCGGCCTTCGTGGACCAGGTGGTGGAACGGCAGGCGGCCGGCCCGGTGCCGCCGGACTTCCTGGTGGACTCGGCGATCGGCTACTTCGACCGGATGCTGGCCGCGCCGGAGCTCACCTCGCTCCAGCTCGACGTGCGCTCGGCGACGCTGGCCGCCGAGCGGGACGCGCTGCTGTCCGGGTTCGTGCGGCCCGCGCTGGCCCGCTACCGCGAGTTCCTCGCCGAGGACCTGCGGCCGCGGGCCCGGCCCGCCGAGGAGGCCGGGCTGTGCTGGCAGCCGGGCGGCCTGCTGCGGTACGCCGGGCTGATCCGCGCGCACACCACCACCGAGCGCACCGCTCAGGAGCTGCACGACATCGGGCTGGCGCTGATCGCCGACCTCGCCGGGGAGTTCCGCACCCTGGGACGCCGCGTGTTCGGCACCGGCGACCTGGCCGCGATCTTCGAGCGCCTGCGCACCGATCCCGCGTTGCGGTGGGGCAGTGGCGAGGAGCTGCTGGCCGCCGCGCGCGCCGCCATCACCCGGGCCGAAGCCGAGGCGCCCCGGTGGTTCCGCACGATCCCGTCCGCGCGCTGCGAGGTGCGCCCGGTGCCGGAGAGCGACGCCGACGCGGGCACCATCGCCTACTACGTCGAACCGGCGCTCGACGGCTCCCGGCCGGGGATCTACTACGCCAACACCTTCCACGCCGGAGAACGGTTCCGGCACGTCAGCGAGGCGGTCGCCTACCACGAGGCCATCCCGGGGCACCACTTCCAGCTGTCGCTGGCGCTCGAGCTGGACCTGCTGCTGCTGCGCCGCGTCGCCGAGGTCAACGCCTACACCGAGGGCTGGGGGCTCTACGCCGAGCGGCTGGCCGAGGAGATGGGGCTCTACACCGGCGACGTGGCGCGGTTCGGGATGCTGACCCAGGACGCGATGCGCGCCGCGCGGCTGGTGGTGGACACCGGCCTGCACGCACTGGGCTGGTCGCGGCAGCAGGCGGTGGACTACCTGCGGGAGAACACGCCGATGGCGCCGGTGGAGATCGAGGAGGAGGTCGACCGCTACGCGGGCTGCCCCGGCCAGGCCCTGTCCTACATGACGGGACGCCTGGAGATCGAGCGGATCCGGGCCGGCGCGGAGCGGGCGCTGGGGGACCGGTTCGACATCCGGGATTTCCACGACGTGGTGCTGGGGCACGGCATCCTCCCGCTGCCGGTCCTCGACCGGGTGGTTTCGAACTGGATTACCAGCCGGTAA
- a CDS encoding nitroreductase family deazaflavin-dependent oxidoreductase — protein MVLSKKVARFNRVATNRVLGPLTKGLPGFGTIVHRGRKSGKTYRTPVNVFRAGDGFVVALTYGPQADWVRNVLAAGGCGIEMRGQVVETTRPRLVHDEKRTSMPAGVRQVLSVIGVTDFLFLDRVS, from the coding sequence ATGGTGCTGTCGAAGAAGGTCGCCCGGTTCAACCGCGTGGCGACCAACCGCGTGCTGGGACCGTTGACGAAGGGGCTCCCGGGGTTCGGGACGATCGTCCACCGGGGCCGCAAGTCCGGGAAGACCTACCGGACACCGGTGAACGTCTTCCGCGCCGGGGACGGCTTCGTCGTCGCCCTCACCTACGGGCCGCAGGCCGACTGGGTCAGGAACGTGCTGGCCGCGGGCGGGTGCGGGATCGAGATGCGGGGCCAGGTCGTGGAAACGACCCGGCCCCGGCTGGTGCACGACGAGAAGCGGACCAGCATGCCGGCCGGCGTCCGCCAGGTCCTGTCGGTCATCGGCGTGACCGACTTCCTGTTCCTCGACCGGGTCAGCTGA
- a CDS encoding ArsR/SmtB family transcription factor: MAGEAERRVIDGPAVEAALDGLGDRDVVREWAERFSVLADPSRLTLLVCIHYAREICVSDLAVAAGMTDTAVSQALRLLRAHGLVTAQRTGRIVRYRLADATVHELIHHVRPHPQH; the protein is encoded by the coding sequence GTGGCAGGTGAGGCGGAACGCCGGGTGATCGACGGCCCGGCCGTCGAGGCGGCGCTGGACGGCCTCGGCGACCGCGACGTGGTGCGCGAGTGGGCCGAGCGGTTCTCGGTGCTGGCCGACCCGTCGCGCCTGACGTTGCTCGTGTGCATCCACTACGCGCGGGAGATCTGCGTGTCCGACCTGGCGGTGGCGGCTGGCATGACGGACACCGCGGTGTCCCAGGCGTTGCGGCTGCTGCGCGCGCACGGCCTGGTCACCGCGCAGCGCACCGGGCGGATCGTCCGGTACCGGCTGGCGGACGCCACCGTCCACGAGCTCATCCACCACGTCCGGCCGCACCCGCAGCACTAG
- a CDS encoding glycoside hydrolase family 65 protein yields the protein MSLVTRGYECAPWELRWRGLAVDQLQRTESTFALSNGHIGLRGTLEEGEPRGLPGTYLNGFYEEHELPYAEAGYGYPEAGQTVVNVTDGKIIRLLVEDEPFDMRYGTATSHERVLDFRTGTLTRTTEWSSPTGRHVRVRTQRLVSFTQRAVVAIRYEVEPLDGKMQLVLQSDLLANEPIESDSKDPRVAAALQSPLESEFFLADHYRAVLVHQTRRSGLRVAAAMDHQIESPDGLRTDILAEEDLARLSIAVDVPQGKVLRLTKFVGYGWSAQRSVPALRAQVDAALAGALQTGWDGLLAEQRAFLDDFWETADVEIDGDPELQQATRFALFHILQAGARGESRAIPGKGLTGPGYDGHAFWDTESFVLPVLTYSVPEAARDALRWRHSTLPKARERARQLGLRGAAFPWRSINGAECSAYWPAGTAAFHVTADIADAVARYYWATGDAEFERQCGTELLLETARLWMSLGHFDRHGRFRIDGVTGPDEYSAVADNNVYTNLMAQRNFREAAASCERVPEVASLFGVDETELAGWRRAAEQMYVPYNEELGVHPQSEGFTEHLDWDFAGTPMENYPLLLNYPYFDLYRKQVVKQADLVLALHLRGDAFTPEQKQRNFAYYEARTVRDSSLSAGTQSVIAAEVGHLDLAYDYLGEAALTDLHDVHNNVRNGLHMASLAGAWMGVVAGFGGMRDHDGKLTFAPRLPPALERIQFRMCFRESRFLVEIHRDHATYRLLSGKPVEIRHHGEPMSVTEAATTKPIPPIDPGPAPHQPAGREPARRDPAQVRRNLAASR from the coding sequence ATGAGCCTCGTGACACGCGGCTACGAGTGCGCGCCGTGGGAACTGCGGTGGCGCGGCCTCGCGGTCGACCAGTTGCAGCGCACGGAATCGACGTTCGCATTGTCGAACGGGCACATCGGCCTGCGCGGCACCCTCGAAGAGGGCGAGCCGCGCGGCCTGCCCGGCACGTACCTGAACGGCTTCTACGAGGAGCACGAGCTGCCCTACGCCGAAGCGGGGTACGGCTACCCGGAGGCCGGGCAGACGGTCGTCAACGTGACCGACGGCAAGATCATCCGGCTGCTGGTGGAGGACGAGCCGTTCGACATGCGTTACGGCACGGCCACTTCGCACGAGCGGGTGCTGGACTTCCGGACGGGCACGCTGACCCGCACCACCGAGTGGTCGTCGCCGACCGGGCGGCACGTGCGGGTGCGCACGCAGCGGCTGGTGTCATTCACCCAGCGCGCGGTGGTGGCGATCCGGTACGAGGTCGAGCCGCTGGACGGGAAGATGCAGCTGGTGCTGCAGTCGGACCTGCTGGCGAACGAGCCGATCGAGTCCGACAGCAAGGACCCGCGGGTGGCCGCGGCGCTGCAGTCGCCGCTGGAGTCGGAGTTCTTCCTCGCCGACCACTACCGCGCGGTGCTGGTGCACCAGACGCGGCGGTCCGGGTTGCGCGTGGCGGCCGCGATGGACCACCAGATCGAGTCGCCGGACGGGTTGCGCACCGACATCCTCGCCGAGGAGGACCTGGCGCGGCTGAGCATCGCGGTGGACGTGCCGCAGGGCAAGGTGCTGCGGCTGACGAAGTTCGTCGGGTACGGGTGGTCGGCGCAGCGTTCGGTGCCCGCGTTGCGCGCGCAGGTCGACGCCGCGCTCGCCGGGGCGCTGCAGACCGGCTGGGACGGGCTGCTCGCCGAGCAGCGCGCGTTCCTCGACGACTTCTGGGAGACCGCCGACGTCGAGATCGACGGCGACCCGGAGCTGCAGCAGGCGACCCGGTTCGCGTTGTTCCACATCCTGCAGGCCGGGGCCCGCGGGGAAAGCCGCGCGATCCCCGGCAAGGGGCTGACCGGGCCGGGCTACGACGGCCACGCGTTCTGGGACACCGAGTCGTTCGTGCTGCCGGTGCTGACCTACAGCGTGCCGGAGGCGGCGCGGGATGCGTTGCGGTGGCGGCATTCCACGCTGCCCAAGGCGCGGGAGCGGGCGCGGCAGCTGGGCCTGCGCGGCGCGGCGTTCCCGTGGCGGTCGATCAACGGCGCGGAGTGCTCGGCGTACTGGCCGGCGGGCACCGCGGCGTTCCACGTCACCGCCGACATCGCCGACGCGGTCGCCCGCTACTACTGGGCCACCGGCGACGCGGAGTTCGAGCGCCAGTGCGGCACCGAGCTGCTGCTGGAGACGGCGCGGCTGTGGATGTCGCTCGGGCACTTCGACCGGCACGGCCGGTTCCGCATCGACGGGGTGACCGGGCCGGACGAGTACTCGGCGGTCGCGGACAACAACGTGTACACGAACCTGATGGCGCAGCGGAACTTCCGCGAGGCGGCGGCGTCCTGCGAGCGGGTGCCGGAGGTCGCGTCACTGTTCGGTGTGGACGAAACCGAGCTGGCGGGCTGGCGACGCGCCGCCGAGCAGATGTACGTGCCCTACAACGAAGAACTGGGCGTGCACCCGCAGTCGGAGGGCTTCACCGAGCACCTGGACTGGGACTTCGCCGGCACGCCGATGGAGAACTACCCGCTGCTGCTGAACTACCCGTACTTCGACCTGTACCGCAAGCAGGTGGTGAAGCAGGCCGACCTGGTGCTGGCGCTGCACCTGCGCGGCGACGCGTTCACGCCGGAGCAGAAGCAGCGCAACTTCGCCTACTACGAGGCCAGGACGGTGCGGGACTCGTCGCTGTCGGCGGGCACGCAGTCGGTGATCGCGGCCGAGGTGGGGCACCTGGACCTGGCCTACGACTACCTGGGCGAGGCGGCGCTGACCGACCTGCACGACGTGCACAACAACGTGCGCAACGGGCTGCACATGGCTTCGCTGGCCGGGGCGTGGATGGGGGTGGTCGCGGGCTTCGGCGGGATGCGCGACCACGACGGCAAGCTGACCTTCGCGCCGCGGCTGCCGCCCGCGCTGGAGCGGATCCAGTTCCGCATGTGCTTCCGGGAGAGCCGCTTCCTGGTGGAGATCCACCGCGACCACGCGACGTACCGGCTGCTGTCCGGGAAGCCGGTGGAGATCCGGCACCACGGCGAACCGATGTCGGTCACCGAGGCCGCCACGACGAAACCGATCCCGCCGATCGACCCCGGCCCGGCACCGCACCAGCCCGCGGGCCGCGAGCCCGCCCGCAGGGACCCCGCCCAGGTGCGGCGCAACCTCGCCGCTTCCCGCTGA
- a CDS encoding DUF2945 domain-containing protein, with amino-acid sequence MAEFKKGDRVRWDAGNESSVGTVERKITEDTHAGGRQVRASEDAPQYLVKSEKTGRTAVHKPDKLHPAD; translated from the coding sequence ATGGCGGAGTTCAAGAAGGGCGACCGGGTCCGCTGGGACGCCGGCAACGAGAGTTCGGTCGGCACGGTGGAGAGGAAGATCACCGAGGACACCCACGCGGGCGGACGCCAGGTGCGCGCCTCCGAGGACGCCCCGCAGTACCTGGTGAAGAGCGAGAAGACCGGCCGCACCGCGGTGCACAAGCCGGACAAGCTGCACCCCGCGGACTGA
- a CDS encoding RluA family pseudouridine synthase, translating to MSARMLPVPDGLDGMRVDAGLAKLLGLSRTVVAELAESGDVLLDGRPAGKSDRLSAGVLLEVTLPDPDNPVEVVAEPVDGLRILHDDDDIVVVSKPVGVAVHPSPGWTGPTVVGGLAAAGLRISTSGAAERQGVVHRLDAGTTGVMVVAKSEHAYTVLKRAFKERTVDKGYHAVVQGHPDPTRGTIDAPIDRHPRHDYKFAVVAGGRPSVTHYEVIEAFRAASLVDVKLETGRTHQIRVHFSALRHPCAGDLTYGADPVLARKLGLTRQWLHARTLGFAHPADGRWVQFESPYPDDLAHALEVLRAEN from the coding sequence TTGAGCGCCCGGATGCTGCCCGTCCCGGACGGGCTCGACGGCATGCGCGTCGACGCCGGGCTGGCGAAGCTGCTCGGGCTGTCCCGCACGGTCGTCGCGGAGCTGGCCGAGTCCGGCGACGTCCTGCTCGACGGCCGCCCGGCAGGCAAGTCCGACCGGCTCTCCGCCGGTGTGCTGCTCGAGGTGACCCTGCCCGACCCGGACAACCCGGTCGAGGTGGTCGCCGAACCGGTCGACGGCCTGCGCATCCTCCACGACGACGACGACATCGTGGTCGTGTCCAAGCCGGTGGGCGTCGCCGTGCACCCGAGCCCCGGCTGGACCGGGCCCACGGTCGTCGGCGGGCTCGCCGCGGCCGGGCTGCGCATCTCGACCTCCGGCGCGGCGGAGCGCCAGGGCGTCGTGCACCGCCTCGACGCCGGCACCACGGGCGTGATGGTGGTGGCGAAGAGCGAGCACGCGTACACCGTCCTGAAGCGGGCGTTCAAGGAACGCACCGTCGACAAGGGCTACCACGCCGTCGTGCAGGGCCACCCGGACCCGACGCGCGGCACGATCGACGCCCCGATCGACCGGCACCCGCGGCACGACTACAAGTTCGCCGTGGTCGCGGGCGGCCGGCCGTCGGTGACGCACTACGAGGTGATCGAGGCCTTCCGCGCGGCGTCGCTGGTGGACGTCAAGCTGGAAACCGGGCGCACCCACCAGATCCGCGTGCACTTCTCGGCGCTGCGGCACCCGTGCGCGGGCGACCTCACCTACGGCGCGGACCCGGTGCTGGCCCGCAAGCTCGGTCTGACCCGGCAGTGGCTGCACGCCCGCACCCTCGGGTTCGCCCACCCCGCGGACGGCCGGTGGGTCCAGTTCGAGTCGCCCTACCCGGACGATCTGGCGCACGCGCTGGAAGTGCTGCGCGCGGAGAACTAG
- a CDS encoding Fpg/Nei family DNA glycosylase, whose amino-acid sequence MPELPDVEGFRRTLAAHAVGKRITGVTTLDAGVLRGVSARRLRETLRHQRFGEPRRRGKWLIVPVHGRPATMVLHFGMTGSLEWSELDERNRHDRVIFAFDDGELRYRDMRKLHGLRLLADDAELRRLLADTGPDALDVRKEQFRVLLRRRRGIKQLLTDQAVLAGLGNLLADEILWRARLAPQVRAADLDGTAADRLHREMREVLRAAVKAGRVPPRTTWLTGRRDEPSGACPRCGTVLEHGRVGGRGTVWCPRCQAG is encoded by the coding sequence GTGCCCGAGCTGCCGGACGTCGAAGGTTTCCGCCGCACGCTGGCCGCCCACGCGGTGGGCAAGCGAATCACCGGCGTGACCACGCTGGACGCGGGCGTGCTGCGCGGGGTGAGCGCGCGCAGGCTGCGGGAGACGTTGCGGCACCAGCGCTTCGGCGAGCCCCGGCGGCGGGGGAAGTGGCTGATCGTGCCGGTGCACGGCCGTCCCGCCACGATGGTGCTGCACTTCGGCATGACCGGGTCGCTGGAGTGGTCCGAGCTGGACGAGCGCAACCGGCACGACCGGGTGATCTTCGCCTTCGACGACGGAGAGCTGCGCTACCGCGACATGCGGAAGCTGCACGGCCTGCGCCTGCTCGCGGACGACGCGGAGCTGCGCCGGCTGCTCGCGGACACCGGGCCGGACGCGCTGGACGTGCGGAAGGAGCAGTTCCGCGTCCTCCTCCGCCGCCGTCGCGGGATCAAACAGCTGCTGACCGACCAGGCGGTGCTCGCCGGGCTCGGGAACCTGCTGGCCGACGAGATCCTGTGGCGGGCCCGGCTGGCTCCGCAGGTGCGCGCCGCGGACCTCGACGGCACGGCGGCCGACCGGTTGCACCGGGAGATGCGCGAGGTGCTGCGGGCGGCGGTGAAGGCCGGGCGGGTGCCGCCGCGCACCACGTGGCTCACCGGGCGGCGGGACGAGCCGTCGGGGGCCTGCCCGCGATGCGGGACCGTCTTGGAGCACGGCCGGGTCGGCGGGCGCGGCACCGTGTGGTGCCCGCGGTGCCAGGCCGGTTGA
- a CDS encoding DUF885 domain-containing protein, giving the protein MTEVVKLADEFVDALFDAEPLWPAVLGLESDRDGLGDLSEEAEAAYRERLEGFVRRAEEIDPAGLGAEDRVTRDVLLSQARGNLDRLDSHLVEFTISDIFVAPAVSLLTILPMVGLPDDEQGRRHLGRLAAIPRYLEQAADRHRAGVAAGRVPVEHLVRAAIAHLDRYLAAPDSDPLLRQPAPSEEFAADRERVLAEVVRPAFAAYRDALATDIAPHGRPPEKPGVCWLPDGERIYASLARTHTTTDRTPDELHETGLRVIGELAAEYREIGSRVFGTDDLAEIFRRLRTDPQLRWRSAEELLDTARSAISRAEEAAPRWFGRIPPYKWVVEPVPAAEAPGGPAAFYLQPSVDGSRPGIYFANTHEVTERFRHAAEVTAFHEAIPGHHFQLSTALTLTDLPLLRRIGDFNAYAEGWGLYSERLAAEMGLYSDDVALLGMLTMDSMRAGRLVVDTGLHAKGWSRQQAVDYLREHTPMPQVEIESEVDRYIAYPGQALAYMVGRLEIQRVRARAEQALGERFDIRAFHDLVLGGGALPLSVLAAVVDEWIAQA; this is encoded by the coding sequence ATGACCGAGGTCGTGAAGCTCGCCGACGAGTTCGTGGACGCCCTGTTCGACGCGGAGCCGTTGTGGCCCGCGGTGCTGGGGCTGGAGTCCGACCGGGACGGGCTCGGCGACCTGAGCGAGGAGGCCGAGGCCGCCTACCGCGAACGGCTCGAGGGGTTCGTCCGGCGCGCCGAGGAGATCGACCCGGCCGGGCTCGGCGCGGAGGACCGGGTGACCCGCGACGTGCTGCTCAGCCAGGCCCGCGGCAACCTGGACCGGCTGGACAGCCACCTGGTCGAGTTCACGATCAGCGACATCTTCGTGGCCCCCGCGGTCAGCCTGCTGACGATCCTGCCGATGGTCGGCCTGCCGGACGACGAGCAGGGCCGCCGCCACCTCGGACGGCTCGCCGCGATCCCGCGGTACCTGGAGCAGGCCGCGGACCGGCACCGGGCGGGCGTCGCGGCCGGGCGGGTGCCGGTCGAGCACCTGGTGCGCGCCGCGATCGCGCACCTGGACCGCTACCTGGCCGCGCCGGACTCCGACCCGCTGCTGCGCCAGCCCGCGCCGAGCGAGGAGTTCGCCGCCGACCGCGAACGGGTGCTGGCCGAGGTGGTGCGGCCCGCGTTCGCCGCCTACCGGGACGCGCTGGCCACCGACATCGCGCCGCACGGGCGCCCGCCGGAGAAGCCCGGCGTGTGCTGGCTGCCCGACGGCGAGCGCATCTACGCCTCGCTGGCGCGCACGCACACCACCACCGACCGCACGCCGGACGAGCTGCACGAGACCGGCCTGCGCGTCATCGGCGAGCTGGCCGCCGAGTACCGCGAGATCGGCTCGCGCGTGTTCGGCACCGACGACCTCGCCGAGATCTTCCGGCGGCTGCGCACCGATCCGCAGCTGCGCTGGCGCAGCGCCGAGGAACTGCTCGACACCGCCCGGTCGGCGATCAGCCGCGCCGAGGAGGCCGCGCCGCGCTGGTTCGGCCGCATCCCGCCGTACAAGTGGGTCGTGGAGCCGGTGCCCGCGGCCGAGGCGCCCGGCGGCCCGGCGGCGTTCTACCTGCAGCCGTCGGTCGACGGGTCGCGGCCGGGTATCTACTTCGCCAACACCCACGAGGTGACCGAGCGGTTCCGGCACGCCGCCGAGGTGACCGCCTTCCACGAGGCCATCCCCGGCCACCACTTCCAGCTCTCCACCGCGCTCACGCTCACCGACCTGCCGCTGCTGCGCCGGATCGGCGACTTCAACGCCTACGCCGAGGGCTGGGGCCTCTACAGCGAGCGGCTCGCCGCCGAGATGGGCCTCTACTCCGATGACGTCGCGCTGCTCGGGATGCTCACCATGGACTCGATGCGCGCCGGCCGCCTGGTCGTCGACACCGGCCTGCACGCCAAGGGCTGGAGCCGTCAGCAGGCCGTGGACTACCTGCGGGAGCACACCCCGATGCCGCAGGTCGAGATCGAGTCCGAAGTGGACCGTTACATCGCCTACCCCGGCCAGGCGCTGGCGTACATGGTGGGGCGCCTGGAGATCCAGCGCGTGCGGGCGCGGGCCGAGCAGGCGCTGGGGGAGCGGTTCGACATCCGCGCCTTCCACGACCTGGTCCTCGGCGGCGGCGCGCTGCCGTTGTCGGTGCTGGCGGCGGTCGTGGACGAGTGGATCGCGCAGGCATGA
- a CDS encoding HAD family hydrolase: MIGLPDAITACLFDLDGVLTGTAALHREAWKQTFDEFLRERDGSGFHPFTDADYARYVDGRPRLDGVRTFLASRGIELPEGGPGDAVTEHTVHGLGNRKNDLVLRIIAERGPNPYPGSRRYLEAARDAGLAIAVVTSSANAQAVLDAAEFTPFVQARIDGLVITRDGLRGKPAPDSFLAGAKALGVEPARAAVFEDALAGVEAGRAGNFGFVVGVNRADQAEALREHGADVVVDDLAELLGDDA; encoded by the coding sequence ATGATCGGGTTGCCCGACGCCATCACCGCGTGCCTGTTCGACCTGGACGGTGTCCTGACCGGCACCGCCGCGCTGCACCGGGAAGCCTGGAAGCAGACGTTCGATGAGTTCCTGCGCGAACGGGACGGAAGCGGTTTCCACCCGTTCACCGACGCGGACTACGCCCGCTACGTGGACGGGCGGCCCCGGCTGGACGGGGTCCGCACGTTCCTCGCCTCGCGCGGGATCGAGCTGCCCGAGGGCGGTCCGGGCGACGCGGTCACCGAGCACACCGTGCACGGCCTGGGGAACCGCAAGAACGACCTGGTGCTGCGGATCATCGCCGAGCGCGGGCCGAACCCCTACCCGGGGTCGCGCCGGTACCTGGAGGCCGCGCGGGACGCCGGGCTGGCGATCGCGGTGGTGACGTCGTCGGCGAACGCACAGGCGGTGCTGGACGCGGCGGAGTTCACCCCGTTCGTGCAGGCCCGCATCGACGGGCTGGTCATCACCCGCGACGGGCTGCGCGGCAAACCGGCGCCGGACTCGTTCCTGGCCGGGGCGAAGGCGCTGGGCGTGGAACCCGCGCGGGCGGCGGTGTTCGAGGACGCGCTGGCCGGTGTGGAAGCGGGCCGGGCCGGGAACTTCGGGTTCGTCGTCGGCGTGAACCGGGCGGACCAGGCGGAGGCGCTGCGGGAGCACGGCGCCGACGTGGTGGTGGACGATCTCGCGGAACTGCTGGGGGACGACGCATGA
- a CDS encoding RidA family protein, which translates to MERTAVDPWTWSAKLGYHQGELVAGHTRTLFCAGQTAMSGDGKPQHAGDMAKQLALSLDNLEAVLAEAGMSLANLVRLNVYTTDVDQLFPHYGVLAARLGAAGVAPPTTMLGVTRLAIPELMVELEGTAVA; encoded by the coding sequence GTGGAGCGCACCGCGGTCGACCCGTGGACGTGGTCGGCGAAGCTGGGGTACCACCAGGGCGAATTGGTCGCCGGGCACACCCGGACCCTGTTCTGCGCCGGGCAGACCGCGATGAGCGGCGACGGAAAACCCCAGCACGCCGGGGACATGGCGAAGCAACTGGCGCTGAGCCTGGACAACCTGGAGGCCGTGCTCGCCGAGGCCGGCATGTCGCTGGCGAACCTCGTCCGGCTCAACGTCTACACCACCGACGTCGATCAGCTGTTCCCGCACTACGGCGTGCTCGCGGCGCGGCTGGGCGCGGCCGGCGTCGCCCCGCCCACCACGATGCTCGGCGTGACGCGGCTGGCGATCCCTGAGCTGATGGTCGAACTCGAAGGGACCGCGGTCGCCTAG